The nucleotide sequence CGGATCATCACGACGGCCGGCCGCCGGCTCAAGCGCAACGGCATCGACGGCTCCGGAGTCGCCACGCTCATGAAGGACGCGGGGCTGACCAACGGCACCTTCTACGCCTACTTCGACTCCAAGGACGAACTCATCGCCACCGCGGTCGCCGACCAGATGCGCGCACAGCACGCGAACATCGTCGCGCAGGCGGCACCCGGCCGCGCCGGCCTCGAACAGATCATTCGCTGGTACTTCTCCCCCGAACAGCGCGACAGCGTCGAGGACGGCTGCCCCAACGCCGCCCTGCTCGACGAGATCGCACGCTCCACGGACCCCACCAGACAGGCATACACCGACGGCGCACTGGTCCTCATCGACGGCTTCGCCGCCCGCCTG is from Streptomyces sp. NBC_01314 and encodes:
- a CDS encoding TetR/AcrR family transcriptional regulator, producing MRYTKEHKHETRQRIITTAGRRLKRNGIDGSGVATLMKDAGLTNGTFYAYFDSKDELIATAVADQMRAQHANIVAQAAPGRAGLEQIIRWYFSPEQRDSVEDGCPNAALLDEIARSTDPTRQAYTDGALVLIDGFAARLAPHDPPSARLKSLSLLGMMAGTLQLSRALTDRQLADRLLEQGIRNALALLDAEQHD